One Archangium violaceum genomic window, GCCCGCGAGCGAGCGGACGATCTCCTGGAAATCTCCCGAGTCCTTGTCGAAGAAGGAGCCCCCCAGCCGGCCCGGCATCCAGTGTAGGAGACGAGCGCGAGCCGGAAGTCGAACCCGCTGTTGCCGAGGATGTCCGCGAACTGGCGGGAGCGCTCCACCAGGCCGGCGATCTCCTCGCTCATGCTGCCGGTCTGATCGAAGACGAAGACCACGTCCACCGGGGCCGTGGAGGAAGGGCCGTCCAGGCGCTGCTCCTCGAAGGAGACGATCTCCCCGGGGACCATGTCCTCGCGCAGGGAGAAGGCGTCTCGGGTGAGCCCGCCCACGCGCTTGCCCGTGACGCGATCGCGCACGTTGACGGTCAGGGTGACGAACGGGAACTGGCTGGCAGGCAAGCACTCCTCTCGAGAGGATCCACCCGGCCACGGTCGAGCCTCTCTGTGCCTGGGAATCGTGGCAGGGCGACCACATGGCGTGGAACGGAGACCACGACGGCACACCCCGTCCACAGGTGCGTTCGCCACCGGGTGGAGTGCACGACCTGCCGTCGAGCCCCGCCATGTCCGACTCCGAGCGCCTCAGCAGTCCCTGCTCAACCCATCAAGGTCATCGGCGTCAGCGCTCTACGCCGCGCGCTTCTCCAGGATGCCCGAGCGGGCGATCCGCTCGACGGCCTCGGCCAACCGCTCCTCGCTCTGCACGAGCGCGATGCGCACATGGCCCTCACCCATGGCGCCGAAGCCACTGCCGGGCACCACGGTGACGCAGGCCTGCTCCAGCAGCGCCATGGCGAAGGCGAGGCTGGACTCGAAGCCGCGCGGCACGGGCGCCCAGCAGAACATGGTGGCCTTCGGCTTGGGGACGGCCCAGCCCAGGCGGTTGAGCCCGTCCACCAGCACGTCCCGGCGGCGCTGGTAGGTGGCGGCCATGTCGGCCACGCACTGTTGCGGCCCGGTGAGGGCGGCGACCGCGGCGAGCTGGATGGGACGGAAGAGCCCATAGTCGAGGTGGGCCTTCACCTCCGCCAGCAGGCCCAGGAGCCGCGCGTTGCCCACGGCGTAGGCGATGCGCGCCCCCGCCAGGTTGTACGTCTTGGACAGGGAGTTGAACTCCAGGCCCACCTCCCGCGCACCCGGAGTCTCCAGGAAGCTCGGCGGCCTGTATCCATCGAAGCTCAGCTCGCTGTAGGCGGCGTCATGCAGGATGACCGTGCCGTAGCGGCGCGCGAAGGCGACCGCCTGCTCGAAGAACCCGGGCCGGACGACGGCGGCCAGCGGGTTGCTCGGATAGTTGAGGATCAAGAGCCTGGCGCGCTGCTTGACGTCCTCCGGCAGGGACTCGAGATCCGGGAGGTACCCGAGCTCGGCCTTCAGGGGGACGGGGTGGAGCTCCGCGCCGGCCAGGACGGGACCGGCGGTGTAGATGGGGTAGCCCGGATCGGGCACCAGCACGAGATCGCCCGGATCCGTGAGCGCCTGGGTGATGTGGGCCAGGCCCTCCTGCGAGCCGATCAGCCCCAGCACCTCCGAGTCCGGGTTCAACGCCACGCCGAAGCGCCGCTGGTACCAGCCGGCCACCGCCTCGCGGAAGGCGGGCAGGTCCTTCATCGGATAGCCGTAGTTGCCGGGATCCCGGATGGCCTGGGCCATGGCCTCGGTGATGTGCGGAGCGGGAGGCAGGTCCGGACTACCGATGGACAGGTTGATGACATCGGCACCGGTGGCGAGCTTGCGCTTGCGCGCCTCGTCCATGGTGGTGAAGACGGCGGCGGCGAGCTTCTGGAGACGCTGGGGCTTGCTCATGAGCATGGAACGAGGGCCCCTCTATCACGCCTGGGAAGCGCGAGGGGTACCGTGCTCAAC contains:
- a CDS encoding aminotransferase class I/II-fold pyridoxal phosphate-dependent enzyme gives rise to the protein MLMSKPQRLQKLAAAVFTTMDEARKRKLATGADVINLSIGSPDLPPAPHITEAMAQAIRDPGNYGYPMKDLPAFREAVAGWYQRRFGVALNPDSEVLGLIGSQEGLAHITQALTDPGDLVLVPDPGYPIYTAGPVLAGAELHPVPLKAELGYLPDLESLPEDVKQRARLLILNYPSNPLAAVVRPGFFEQAVAFARRYGTVILHDAAYSELSFDGYRPPSFLETPGAREVGLEFNSLSKTYNLAGARIAYAVGNARLLGLLAEVKAHLDYGLFRPIQLAAVAALTGPQQCVADMAATYQRRRDVLVDGLNRLGWAVPKPKATMFCWAPVPRGFESSLAFAMALLEQACVTVVPGSGFGAMGEGHVRIALVQSEERLAEAVERIARSGILEKRAA